A genomic segment from Curtobacterium sp. MCSS17_007 encodes:
- the msrA gene encoding peptide-methionine (S)-S-oxide reductase MsrA: MTTFVLAGGCFWCLDAVYRTLQGVQDVVSGYVGGSTDDPTYEAVCTGTTGHAEAVAVTFDESVIPADVVLDVFFTLHDPRQLNRQGADVGTQYRSAMFPADDEQRALFERAIERASEIWDGGIVTTLEPLGTFHRAEEYHQDFFAKNPGQGYCMAVALPKVNKVRKAYGQYILAS, translated from the coding sequence ATGACGACGTTCGTGCTCGCAGGTGGCTGCTTCTGGTGTCTCGACGCGGTCTACCGCACGCTCCAGGGTGTGCAGGACGTGGTGTCCGGCTACGTCGGCGGTTCCACCGACGACCCCACGTACGAGGCGGTCTGCACCGGGACGACCGGCCACGCGGAGGCCGTTGCGGTGACCTTCGACGAGTCCGTCATCCCCGCGGACGTGGTCCTCGACGTGTTCTTCACGCTGCACGACCCGCGACAGCTGAACCGCCAGGGCGCCGACGTCGGCACCCAGTACCGCTCGGCGATGTTCCCGGCGGACGACGAGCAGCGAGCCCTGTTCGAGCGGGCGATCGAGCGCGCGTCGGAGATCTGGGACGGCGGCATCGTGACGACGCTCGAGCCGCTCGGTACCTTCCACCGGGCGGAGGAGTACCACCAGGACTTCTTCGCGAAGAACCCCGGGCAGGGGTACTGCATGGCGGTGGCACTGCCCAAGGTCAACAAGGTCCGCAAGGCGTACGGTCAGTACATCCTGGCGTCCTGA
- a CDS encoding AAA family ATPase, producing the protein MLGADDVLDPRPRRVLVAGTAGVGKTTTARRIGRTLGIPHTEIDSIHHGPDWTPRATFVPEVEAFTGQPTWVTEWQYTATRPMLAHRADTLVWIDLPVHVAISRLVRRTLRRRIHRTELWNGNVEPPLRTFFTDRGHIVRWGLRTQHETRRRVAIVERSVPHLRIVHLRSQAEVDRFVQHLGDRRR; encoded by the coding sequence GTGCTCGGAGCCGACGACGTCCTCGACCCCCGACCCCGTCGTGTGCTCGTCGCCGGGACCGCCGGCGTCGGCAAGACCACCACGGCCAGGCGCATCGGCCGGACGCTCGGCATCCCGCACACCGAGATCGACTCCATCCACCACGGCCCCGACTGGACCCCGCGGGCGACGTTCGTCCCCGAGGTCGAGGCCTTCACGGGGCAGCCGACCTGGGTCACCGAGTGGCAGTACACCGCGACACGTCCGATGCTCGCGCACCGAGCCGACACCCTCGTCTGGATCGACCTGCCGGTGCACGTGGCGATCTCACGACTCGTCCGCCGCACCCTGCGCCGACGGATCCACCGGACCGAGCTCTGGAACGGCAACGTCGAGCCACCGCTCCGCACCTTCTTCACCGACCGCGGCCACATCGTCCGCTGGGGGCTCCGGACCCAGCACGAGACGCGGCGTCGGGTCGCGATCGTCGAGCGCAGCGTGCCGCACCTCCGCATCGTCCACCTCCGCAGCCAGGCCGAGGTCGATCGCTTCGTGCAGCACCTCGGTGACCGTCGGCGGTAG
- a CDS encoding thioredoxin family protein, with product MQLDLWTSAFCAPCAAARRVTAEAAGLVPGLRVTERDVAAHLDTAEDLGIRSTPTIIVRRDDGAEVFRSPGVPSRDQLLLAVAKAL from the coding sequence GTGCAGCTCGACCTCTGGACCTCCGCTTTCTGCGCCCCGTGCGCGGCCGCCCGACGTGTGACCGCCGAGGCGGCGGGGCTGGTCCCGGGGCTCCGGGTCACGGAGCGGGACGTCGCAGCGCACCTGGACACCGCGGAGGACCTCGGCATCCGATCGACCCCCACGATCATCGTGCGGCGGGACGACGGGGCCGAGGTCTTCCGTTCTCCCGGTGTCCCCTCGCGGGACCAACTGCTGCTGGCGGTCGCCAAGGCCCTCTGA
- a CDS encoding N-acetylneuraminate synthase family protein, whose translation MTVTIGTSTIGAGNPAYLIGEIGLNHNGDVDVAKRLVDVAADAGLQAVKFQKRTPEISTPEHMKATPRSTPWGDMTYLEYRHRVEFDRDQYIEIGDHATLRGLDWFASPWDEPSVDFLEDLRVVAYKIASASVTDLGLLSAVAATGKPVILSTGMSTLEQIDRAVETLGSDRLVLMHATSTYPLPAEEANLRMIDTLALRYAGVPVGYSGHEPGLQISLAAVALGASAVERHITLDRTMWGSDHAASLEPHGLQTLARDVRIIETALGDGVKRIFPGEVAPMAKLRRVGA comes from the coding sequence ATGACCGTCACCATCGGCACGTCGACCATCGGCGCCGGCAACCCCGCCTACCTGATCGGCGAGATCGGCCTGAACCACAACGGCGACGTGGACGTCGCGAAGCGGCTCGTCGACGTCGCGGCCGATGCCGGCCTGCAGGCCGTCAAGTTCCAGAAGCGCACGCCGGAGATCTCCACCCCGGAGCACATGAAGGCGACCCCGCGGAGCACCCCGTGGGGCGACATGACGTACCTCGAGTACCGCCACCGCGTCGAGTTCGACCGTGATCAGTACATCGAGATCGGGGACCACGCGACGCTCCGGGGCCTCGACTGGTTCGCATCGCCGTGGGACGAGCCGAGTGTCGACTTCCTCGAGGACCTCCGCGTCGTCGCCTACAAGATCGCCTCGGCCTCGGTCACCGACCTCGGCCTGCTCAGCGCCGTCGCGGCGACCGGCAAGCCCGTGATCCTGTCGACCGGCATGTCCACGCTCGAGCAGATCGACCGGGCCGTCGAGACGCTGGGGAGCGACCGCCTCGTGCTCATGCACGCCACGTCGACCTACCCGCTCCCCGCCGAGGAGGCGAACCTCCGCATGATCGACACCCTCGCCCTGCGGTACGCGGGTGTACCGGTTGGGTACTCCGGGCACGAGCCCGGGCTGCAGATCTCGCTGGCCGCCGTCGCACTCGGCGCCTCGGCGGTCGAGCGGCACATCACGCTCGACCGGACCATGTGGGGCTCGGACCACGCTGCCTCGCTCGAACCGCACGGCCTGCAGACGCTCGCCCGCGACGTCCGGATCATCGAGACCGCGCTCGGCGACGGCGTCAAGCGGATCTTCCCGGGCGAGGTCGCGCCGATGGCGAAGCTCCGCCGCGTGGGTGCGTGA
- a CDS encoding DUF6716 putative glycosyltransferase: MSDGGREPTDGREARLPSVTPPRVRRVVGLVDTDSFAKWGAHLLASAPAHWRLELVVVATPRSASRSQLRAAFRGLDARLAHLSDAPPEPVAVDLVVRGLQDDPPDAVLVACIGPVAELVIDEVARRVPRRPVLLTGLPGISFPAKWKGVFLRARADLFVLHSHREVRAYRDLARAGGTEPHFALATLPFARSRGGAADDDTVRDAVVFAAQPSVPSDEQDRRRIVGWLAETARRHPEWRVVVKVRATAGEHQTHREQFPYPDLLPADAPSNLVVEGGPMAQHLARAVALVTVSSTAVLEAVAQGVPALTLTDFGVSRALINEVFVDSGLEGDATDLVDGRFGRVRSEWMHDNHFHPPTDDDWVDRAEALMVLRDAGALVDRPPARRSRGGALRRAWERKNALGAADRSVLGAVALAVGTPVRTAKRAVRRVLRLVRPVAAAPQLVGPPRSQRRPVPVGDGTRPGG; encoded by the coding sequence GTGAGCGACGGCGGGCGCGAGCCGACGGACGGACGGGAGGCGCGCCTCCCGTCCGTCACCCCGCCCCGCGTCCGTCGCGTGGTCGGCCTGGTCGACACGGACTCGTTCGCGAAGTGGGGCGCGCACCTGCTCGCCTCGGCCCCGGCGCACTGGCGCCTCGAGCTGGTCGTCGTGGCGACGCCGAGGTCGGCCAGCCGTTCCCAGCTGCGTGCAGCGTTCCGCGGGCTCGATGCGCGGTTGGCGCACCTCTCGGATGCGCCGCCGGAGCCGGTCGCGGTGGACCTGGTCGTCCGCGGCCTGCAGGACGACCCGCCGGACGCCGTCCTCGTGGCGTGCATCGGGCCGGTGGCGGAACTCGTGATCGATGAGGTCGCGCGACGCGTCCCACGGCGGCCGGTGCTGCTGACCGGGTTGCCCGGCATCTCGTTCCCGGCGAAGTGGAAGGGCGTCTTCCTCCGTGCTCGGGCCGACCTGTTCGTGCTGCACAGCCACCGCGAGGTCCGCGCCTACCGCGACCTCGCACGAGCGGGCGGAACGGAACCCCACTTCGCACTCGCGACGCTCCCCTTCGCCCGCTCGAGGGGTGGCGCGGCGGACGACGACACGGTCCGCGACGCCGTCGTGTTCGCGGCGCAGCCGAGCGTCCCCTCGGACGAGCAGGACCGACGGCGGATCGTCGGATGGTTGGCCGAGACCGCCCGACGGCATCCCGAGTGGCGCGTCGTCGTGAAGGTCCGGGCGACGGCCGGCGAGCACCAGACCCACCGCGAGCAGTTCCCCTACCCGGACCTGCTCCCCGCCGACGCACCGTCGAACCTCGTGGTCGAGGGCGGTCCGATGGCGCAGCACCTCGCCCGCGCGGTCGCCCTGGTGACGGTGAGCTCGACCGCGGTGCTCGAGGCCGTGGCACAGGGGGTGCCGGCGCTCACGCTGACGGACTTCGGCGTCTCGCGGGCACTCATCAACGAGGTGTTCGTGGACAGCGGGCTCGAGGGTGACGCCACCGACCTGGTCGACGGACGCTTCGGCCGGGTCCGGTCCGAGTGGATGCACGACAACCACTTCCACCCGCCGACGGACGACGACTGGGTCGACCGGGCCGAGGCACTCATGGTGCTCCGCGATGCCGGCGCCCTCGTCGACCGTCCGCCCGCGCGCCGGAGCCGGGGCGGCGCGCTCCGGCGGGCCTGGGAGCGGAAGAACGCGCTCGGTGCGGCGGACCGGTCGGTGCTCGGCGCGGTCGCACTCGCGGTCGGCACACCCGTGCGGACGGCGAAGCGTGCGGTGCGACGCGTGCTGCGACTCGTGCGCCCGGTCGCGGCGGCGCCGCAGCTCGTCGGCCCTCCGCGGTCGCAGCGCCGGCCGGTGCCGGTCGGGGACGGGACGCGTCCGGGCGGCTGA
- a CDS encoding methyltransferase, protein MMGNTGTWVAVGPAGAVGSIRRAPDGFHVELYGRDGGGGTYPSLQSAKGAVHAALGPLADRPEFRSH, encoded by the coding sequence ATGATGGGCAACACCGGGACCTGGGTGGCCGTCGGTCCGGCTGGCGCGGTCGGGAGCATCCGCCGCGCACCGGACGGGTTCCACGTCGAGCTCTACGGACGGGACGGCGGCGGCGGGACGTACCCGTCGTTGCAGTCGGCCAAGGGTGCCGTCCACGCGGCGCTCGGGCCGCTCGCGGACCGTCCCGAGTTCCGCTCCCACTGA
- a CDS encoding single-stranded DNA-binding protein, with product MNDTITVCGIVATEPRYLVTDTGIAISSMRLASPSRRWDRASSSWTNGTTNWFTVTAFRSLAANVHKSLKKGDRIVVTGRVRIRTWERDGRGGTSVEIDAEGIGHDLAWGISNWIRVPRHSSESSAVPGDSQTVDPRTGEVRGSTGAEHRTTHPREDGSAYGLAAEPTVGDGGDGVDAVGGTGEELPDPAEAARHTAALLGGDFTPPASPPAEDGEPTTASGREAA from the coding sequence ATGAACGACACGATCACCGTCTGCGGCATCGTCGCGACCGAGCCCCGGTACCTCGTCACCGACACCGGCATCGCCATCTCGAGCATGCGCCTGGCGTCCCCGTCCCGTCGCTGGGACCGTGCCAGTTCGTCCTGGACCAACGGGACGACGAACTGGTTCACCGTCACGGCGTTCCGTTCCCTCGCCGCGAACGTGCACAAGTCGCTGAAGAAGGGCGACCGCATCGTCGTGACCGGCAGGGTGCGCATCCGCACGTGGGAACGCGACGGCCGCGGGGGGACCTCGGTCGAGATCGACGCCGAGGGCATCGGCCACGACCTGGCGTGGGGCATCAGCAACTGGATCCGGGTGCCCCGGCACAGCAGCGAGTCCTCCGCCGTACCGGGCGACTCCCAGACGGTCGACCCGCGCACCGGCGAGGTCCGCGGCTCCACGGGTGCCGAGCACCGGACCACCCACCCTCGGGAGGACGGCTCGGCGTACGGCCTCGCGGCGGAGCCGACGGTCGGGGACGGGGGCGACGGGGTCGACGCCGTCGGAGGAACGGGCGAGGAACTCCCGGACCCCGCCGAGGCCGCGCGCCACACCGCCGCGCTCCTCGGGGGAGACTTCACGCCGCCGGCGTCACCGCCCGCCGAGGACGGCGAACCGACCACGGCGTCCGGGCGCGAGGCAGCATGA
- a CDS encoding acylneuraminate cytidylyltransferase family protein yields the protein MHSPGTVVAIVPARAGSKGIPGKNLRTVGGRSLVRRAVEAARAAETIDTVVVSTDGDAIAAEAEAAGATVVRRPAELAGDEASSESALLHALDVLDAARDGTGPDAPAHDDSARDGTAHGAPGPEIVVFLQATSPFVDPADLDRAVRRVRDGAADVVLAAAPSHAFLWRTTADGRAEAVNHDATTRPRRQDREPEFRETGAFTVFRAAAFREHRHRFHGRVELAVVDPALAIDVDDLADLEHADALATRHDAGHRAAHGGGAPGQTPTTVPAPNGAP from the coding sequence ATGCACTCCCCCGGAACCGTCGTGGCGATCGTCCCGGCCCGAGCGGGTTCGAAGGGCATCCCCGGCAAGAACCTCCGCACCGTGGGCGGCCGCTCCCTCGTGCGCCGAGCGGTCGAGGCAGCGCGGGCGGCCGAGACGATCGACACCGTGGTCGTCTCGACCGACGGTGACGCCATCGCCGCCGAGGCCGAGGCGGCCGGCGCGACCGTCGTCCGGCGGCCGGCAGAGCTCGCCGGCGACGAGGCGTCGTCGGAGTCCGCCCTGCTCCACGCCCTCGACGTCCTCGATGCCGCGCGAGACGGAACCGGGCCAGACGCCCCTGCCCACGACGACTCCGCACGAGACGGCACGGCGCACGGGGCGCCAGGCCCCGAGATCGTCGTCTTCCTGCAGGCGACCTCGCCCTTCGTCGACCCCGCGGACCTCGACCGCGCCGTCCGCCGAGTACGGGACGGTGCCGCGGACGTCGTCCTCGCCGCCGCCCCGTCGCACGCCTTCCTCTGGCGCACCACCGCAGACGGCCGCGCCGAGGCGGTCAACCACGACGCGACGACCCGTCCCCGCCGCCAGGACCGCGAGCCCGAGTTCCGTGAGACCGGGGCCTTCACCGTCTTCCGCGCTGCCGCCTTCCGCGAGCACCGGCACCGCTTCCACGGTCGCGTCGAGCTCGCCGTCGTGGATCCCGCCCTGGCGATCGACGTCGACGACCTCGCGGACCTCGAGCACGCCGACGCCCTCGCGACCCGGCACGACGCGGGACACCGCGCCGCGCACGGGGGCGGCGCACCCGGCCAGACCCCCACCACCGTCCCCGCACCGAACGGAGCACCATGA
- a CDS encoding oligoribonuclease: MSDITINEGDEYTAIFHGGPFDGTTDSRTATSDAVDDEVTVYADVEGLQTAFTYKATKTRQVLDQTSVEYEYDAADSDPVDDLQERGDRSGEFDRE, translated from the coding sequence ATGAGCGACATCACCATCAACGAGGGCGACGAGTACACCGCGATCTTCCACGGCGGTCCCTTCGACGGCACGACCGACAGCCGCACCGCCACGAGCGACGCGGTCGACGACGAGGTCACGGTGTACGCGGACGTCGAGGGCCTGCAGACGGCCTTCACCTACAAGGCCACCAAGACCCGTCAGGTGCTGGACCAGACCTCGGTCGAGTACGAGTACGACGCCGCCGACTCCGACCCGGTCGACGACCTGCAGGAGCGCGGCGACCGCAGCGGCGAGTTCGACCGGGAGTAG